Proteins from a genomic interval of Ramlibacter algicola:
- a CDS encoding sirohydrochlorin chelatase, which produces MKRAVVLFGHGSRDPQWREPMDALAARLRQRAPAVEVFCAFLELQAPDLPGCCDALVADGIGAVTIVPVFFGVGRHAREDLPRLIDEVRQRHPGLHVQVTPAVGEWDELLDGLAEAILKRS; this is translated from the coding sequence ATGAAGCGCGCGGTCGTCCTGTTCGGCCACGGGTCGCGCGACCCGCAGTGGCGCGAGCCGATGGACGCCCTCGCCGCCCGCTTGCGACAGCGCGCTCCTGCCGTCGAGGTCTTTTGCGCGTTCCTCGAACTGCAGGCGCCGGACTTGCCCGGTTGCTGTGACGCGCTCGTCGCCGACGGCATCGGCGCCGTGACCATCGTCCCGGTGTTCTTCGGCGTCGGGCGCCATGCCCGCGAGGACCTGCCGAGACTCATCGACGAGGTCCGCCAGCGCCATCCAGGCTTGCACGTGCAGGTCACCCCGGCCGTGGGCGAGTGGGACGAGCTGCTCGATGGCCTCGCGGAAGCCATCCTCAAGCGCTCCTAA
- a CDS encoding CysB family HTH-type transcriptional regulator, with translation MNLHQFRFVQEAARRNLNLTEAAKALHTSQPGVSKAIIELEEELGVEIFARHGKRLKRITEPGQHVLRSIELIMREVGNLKRIGEQFSAQDSGTLSIATTHSQARYVLPLPIARLREAYPKVNISLHQGSPDQVARMLIDEVAEIAIATESLSDYQELVTLPCYEWQHVLVMPQDHPLAAHERITLEDLAEEPIITYHPSFTGRTRIDNAFAQRKLQPRIALEAIDADVIKTYVRLGLGVGIVAEMAVRDQPQNADLAVRPLGTLLGQNIARVAFKRGAYLRNFVFRFAELLSDRLDRNLIAKAMSGQANDYDL, from the coding sequence ATGAACCTGCACCAGTTCCGCTTCGTCCAGGAAGCGGCACGGCGCAACCTCAACCTGACCGAGGCCGCCAAGGCTCTGCACACGTCTCAGCCTGGCGTGTCCAAGGCGATCATCGAGCTGGAGGAAGAGCTCGGGGTGGAGATCTTCGCGCGCCATGGCAAGCGCCTGAAGCGCATCACGGAGCCCGGCCAGCACGTGCTGCGCAGCATCGAATTGATCATGCGGGAGGTGGGCAACCTCAAGCGCATCGGCGAGCAGTTCAGCGCGCAGGACAGCGGGACACTGTCCATCGCCACCACGCACAGCCAGGCGCGCTACGTTCTCCCGCTGCCCATCGCGCGCCTGCGCGAGGCGTATCCCAAGGTGAACATCAGCCTGCACCAGGGCTCGCCGGACCAGGTCGCGCGCATGCTGATCGACGAGGTCGCCGAGATCGCCATCGCCACCGAGTCGCTGTCCGACTACCAGGAACTCGTCACCCTGCCCTGCTACGAATGGCAGCACGTGCTGGTGATGCCGCAGGACCATCCGCTGGCCGCGCACGAGCGCATCACCCTCGAGGACCTGGCCGAGGAGCCGATCATCACGTACCACCCGTCGTTCACCGGCCGCACCCGGATCGACAACGCGTTCGCGCAACGCAAGCTGCAGCCGCGCATCGCGCTCGAGGCGATCGACGCCGACGTGATCAAGACCTACGTGCGGCTCGGCCTGGGTGTCGGCATCGTCGCCGAGATGGCGGTGCGCGACCAGCCGCAGAACGCGGACCTGGCCGTGCGCCCGCTGGGCACGCTGCTGGGGCAGAACATCGCGCGCGTCGCCTTCAAGCGCGGCGCCTACCTGCGCAACTTCGTGTTCCGGTTCGCCGAGCTGCTCTCGGACCGCCTCGATCGCAACCTCATCGCCAAGGCCATGAGCGGCCAGGCCAACGACTATGACCTCTGA
- a CDS encoding pyridoxal phosphate-dependent aminotransferase — protein MTSDFPVRTPPVETKLPAVGTTIFTVMSALATETGAVNLGQGFPDFECDPKLVQAVTGAMERGLNQYPPMAGVAALREAIAGKLQSVYGHSYDANTEVTVTAGATQAIITAILAIVRPGDEVIVLEPCYDSYVPNIELAGGTVVRVPLVPGTFRPDFDRIAAAMTPRTRAILVNSPHNPSATAWSREEMLRLQELLAPTDVFLISDEVYEHMVFDGQPHQSAARFPGLAARSFIVSSFGKTYHVTGWKVGYVAAPAPLTAEFRKVHQFNVFTVNTPVQHGLAQYMADPQPYLQLPAFYQRKRDLFREGLARTRLRLLPSQGSYFQCVDISAVSDLPEAEFCQWLTREFGVAAIPLSAFYGDGFDQRVVRFCFAKKDDTLRAALDRLARL, from the coding sequence ATGACCTCTGACTTTCCCGTGCGCACCCCCCCGGTCGAGACCAAGCTGCCCGCCGTCGGCACGACCATCTTCACCGTCATGTCCGCGCTCGCCACGGAAACGGGCGCCGTCAACCTGGGCCAGGGTTTCCCGGATTTCGAATGCGACCCGAAGCTGGTGCAGGCCGTCACCGGCGCGATGGAGCGCGGCCTGAACCAGTACCCGCCGATGGCGGGGGTGGCGGCGCTGCGAGAGGCGATCGCCGGCAAGCTGCAGTCCGTATACGGCCACAGCTACGACGCCAACACCGAAGTCACCGTCACCGCCGGTGCGACGCAGGCCATCATCACGGCGATCCTCGCGATCGTGCGGCCCGGCGACGAGGTGATCGTGCTGGAACCCTGCTACGACAGCTACGTGCCCAACATCGAGCTGGCCGGCGGCACGGTGGTGCGGGTCCCGCTCGTGCCCGGCACGTTCCGTCCCGACTTCGATCGCATCGCCGCGGCGATGACGCCGCGCACGCGCGCGATCCTGGTCAACAGCCCGCACAACCCGAGCGCCACGGCGTGGTCGCGAGAGGAAATGCTGCGGCTGCAGGAACTGCTCGCCCCGACCGACGTCTTCCTGATCAGCGACGAGGTCTACGAGCACATGGTGTTCGACGGCCAGCCGCACCAGAGCGCAGCGCGCTTCCCGGGGCTGGCGGCGCGCAGCTTCATCGTCTCGAGCTTCGGCAAGACCTACCACGTCACCGGCTGGAAGGTCGGCTACGTCGCCGCGCCGGCGCCCTTGACCGCGGAATTCCGCAAGGTGCACCAGTTCAACGTGTTCACGGTCAACACGCCCGTGCAGCACGGCCTGGCGCAGTACATGGCGGACCCGCAGCCGTACCTGCAGTTGCCGGCGTTCTACCAGCGCAAGCGCGACCTGTTCCGCGAGGGCCTGGCGCGCACCCGGCTGCGACTGCTGCCCAGCCAGGGCAGCTACTTCCAGTGCGTGGACATCTCCGCGGTCAGCGACCTGCCGGAGGCGGAGTTCTGCCAGTGGCTCACGCGCGAATTCGGCGTCGCCGCGATCCCGCTGTCGGCGTTCTATGGCGACGGCTTCGACCAGCGCGTCGTGCGCTTCTGCTTCGCCAAGAAGGACGACACGCTGCGCGCCGCCCTGGACCGCCTCGCGCGGCTCTGA
- a CDS encoding ketopantoate reductase family protein, whose amino-acid sequence MTQPLHPVVVVGAGAVGCFFGGMLARAGHPVVLVGRPQHVDAIERHGLRMEARDFDEHVRLRATTDIAAVAQAQVVLFCVKSGDTESAGAQLKPHLRPEALVLCLQNGVDNADRLRTVLPPRQVAAAVVYVATEMAGPGHLKHHGRGDLVIEPVTRSEEVAQLFAQARVPVEISSNVRGALWAKLVVNCAYNAVSAIAQRPYGENVRSPGIQQVMSDVVAECLLVAQAEGVEIPGDIDLAVRRIFETMPTQLSSTAQDLARGKPTEIDHLNGLVVRRGQALGIPTPVNRTLWALVKLLEGKQQRAG is encoded by the coding sequence ATGACCCAGCCACTCCATCCCGTCGTCGTCGTCGGCGCAGGCGCCGTCGGCTGCTTCTTCGGCGGCATGCTCGCCCGCGCCGGCCACCCGGTGGTGCTGGTCGGCCGGCCGCAGCACGTGGACGCGATCGAGCGCCACGGGCTGCGGATGGAAGCCCGCGACTTCGACGAGCACGTCCGGCTTCGCGCGACGACCGACATCGCCGCCGTCGCGCAGGCCCAGGTCGTGCTGTTCTGCGTGAAGTCCGGCGACACGGAAAGCGCGGGAGCCCAGCTGAAGCCGCACCTGCGGCCGGAGGCCCTCGTGCTGTGCCTGCAGAACGGCGTCGACAACGCCGATCGCCTGCGCACGGTGCTGCCACCCCGGCAGGTCGCTGCGGCGGTCGTCTACGTCGCCACCGAGATGGCCGGCCCTGGCCACCTGAAGCACCACGGCCGTGGCGATCTCGTCATCGAGCCCGTGACGCGCAGCGAGGAGGTGGCCCAACTGTTCGCCCAGGCCCGCGTGCCGGTCGAGATCTCGTCCAACGTGCGCGGCGCCCTCTGGGCCAAGCTGGTCGTCAACTGCGCGTACAACGCGGTATCCGCCATCGCGCAGCGTCCCTACGGCGAGAACGTGCGCAGCCCGGGCATCCAGCAGGTCATGAGCGACGTGGTCGCCGAATGCCTGCTGGTCGCGCAGGCGGAGGGCGTGGAGATTCCCGGCGACATCGACCTGGCGGTGCGCCGGATCTTCGAGACGATGCCGACCCAGCTTTCATCGACGGCCCAGGACCTAGCGCGCGGCAAGCCGACCGAGATCGACCACCTGAATGGCCTGGTCGTGCGCCGTGGCCAGGCCCTGGGCATCCCGACGCCGGTCAACCGCACGCTCTGGGCGCTGGTCAAGCTGCTCGAAGGCAAGCAGCAGCGCGCCGGCTGA
- a CDS encoding SGNH/GDSL hydrolase family protein → MDRRDALACLAGLWLAGCGGGGGGGGGGGPVVADSGAAAAGPPAPAPAPAPAPAAAPAAAASSSPPPRLDPPFSGPIALWGDSMMPPVVRALAPLYSGRDVHDGGFPGETSAMVLQHQADDTQYRNATTLFWTGHNDVRIDSATAASQVLANIAANVALLAPGNDRYLVLSLVNNATEGARGTAQYNVVEQINRELAARYGYHFVDIRAFMVAQSNPNDPQGAANLQADVPSATLRFDDIHLTGFGADVLAHQFLKPILDARGW, encoded by the coding sequence ATGGACAGGCGTGACGCATTGGCGTGCCTGGCCGGCCTGTGGCTGGCCGGCTGCGGTGGTGGTGGCGGCGGAGGCGGAGGTGGCGGTCCCGTGGTGGCCGACTCCGGCGCGGCCGCGGCAGGCCCGCCGGCACCCGCACCCGCGCCTGCGCCAGCACCCGCGGCCGCGCCGGCAGCCGCCGCAAGCAGCTCGCCGCCGCCGCGCCTCGACCCGCCGTTCAGCGGGCCGATCGCGCTGTGGGGTGACTCGATGATGCCGCCCGTCGTCCGCGCGCTGGCGCCGCTGTATTCCGGCCGGGACGTCCACGACGGTGGTTTTCCCGGCGAAACGTCGGCCATGGTTCTGCAGCACCAGGCGGACGACACGCAGTACCGCAACGCGACCACGCTGTTCTGGACCGGCCACAACGACGTGCGGATCGACTCGGCGACGGCCGCGTCGCAGGTCCTCGCCAACATCGCCGCCAACGTGGCGCTGCTGGCGCCCGGCAACGACCGCTACCTCGTGCTCTCGCTGGTGAACAACGCGACCGAGGGCGCGCGCGGCACGGCGCAGTACAACGTCGTGGAGCAGATCAACCGCGAGCTGGCCGCGCGCTACGGCTACCACTTCGTCGACATCCGCGCGTTCATGGTGGCGCAGTCGAACCCCAACGACCCGCAAGGTGCGGCGAACCTGCAGGCCGACGTCCCGTCCGCGACCCTGCGCTTCGACGACATCCACCTGACCGGGTTCGGCGCGGACGTCCTCGCACACCAGTTCCTGAAGCCGATCCTCGACGCGCGCGGCTGGTGA
- a CDS encoding phosphotransferase family protein → MPIPDLGQDAAALRQLMVRLGLAAEGDPVDAIPLAGGVSSGIYRVRLRGGDVCVKQALPKLKVAKDWFAPVERVFHEAAYLREAAAIVPVHVPRVLADDRETCSMAMEFLGARHLNWKAELLAGRVDVAMAGTVGDVLGRIHAATAGQPRLAEAFATDANFHAIRLEPYLVESARVHPALADRLLSLVHVTASTRRVLVHGDVSPKNILLGPAGPVLLDAECAWYGDPAFDLAFCLNHFLLKAAHLPAHARSLLDGAAAFIGGYWPHVHWERREDLDARTAALLPGLSLARVDGKSPVEYLDAPTREAVRREALELLRSSAADLQSLLRRWESAFLP, encoded by the coding sequence ATGCCCATCCCCGACCTTGGCCAGGATGCCGCCGCGCTGCGGCAGCTGATGGTTCGGCTCGGACTCGCGGCGGAGGGCGATCCCGTCGATGCCATTCCGCTGGCGGGCGGCGTGTCCTCGGGCATCTACCGCGTGCGCCTTCGCGGCGGCGACGTGTGCGTCAAGCAAGCCCTGCCCAAGCTCAAGGTCGCCAAGGACTGGTTCGCGCCGGTCGAGCGCGTGTTCCACGAGGCGGCCTACCTGCGCGAAGCGGCCGCGATCGTGCCCGTGCACGTCCCTCGCGTGCTGGCGGACGACCGCGAGACGTGCAGCATGGCGATGGAGTTCCTCGGCGCCCGCCACCTGAACTGGAAGGCCGAGCTGCTTGCGGGCCGCGTCGACGTCGCGATGGCCGGCACCGTCGGGGACGTGCTGGGCCGCATCCATGCGGCGACGGCCGGGCAGCCCAGGCTGGCCGAGGCGTTCGCCACGGACGCGAACTTCCACGCCATCCGGCTCGAGCCCTACCTGGTGGAGAGCGCCCGCGTCCATCCGGCCCTCGCCGACCGGCTGCTCTCGCTCGTGCACGTCACCGCGTCGACCAGGCGCGTCCTCGTGCATGGCGACGTGAGCCCGAAGAACATCCTGCTGGGACCCGCGGGCCCGGTGCTGCTCGACGCGGAATGCGCCTGGTATGGGGATCCCGCCTTCGATCTCGCTTTCTGCCTCAACCACTTCCTGCTGAAGGCTGCGCACTTGCCGGCGCATGCGCGTTCATTGCTGGATGGGGCCGCTGCCTTCATCGGCGGGTACTGGCCGCACGTGCACTGGGAGCGTCGCGAGGACCTCGACGCGCGCACGGCCGCGCTGCTGCCGGGCCTGTCGCTCGCGCGCGTCGACGGGAAATCGCCCGTGGAATACCTCGATGCACCGACGCGCGAAGCCGTGCGTCGCGAAGCGCTCGAGCTGCTGCGGTCATCCGCGGCGGACCTGCAATCGCTCCTGCGGCGCTGGGAGAGCGCCTTCCTGCCATGA
- the eno gene encoding phosphopyruvate hydratase — MTISQVLARRIWDSRGRPTVEVEVRTASGAVGLGMAPAGASRGTREAIERRDGGPRFGGLDVQRAIEGIDREIAPLLVGRDEADQGGIDAALIALDGTATKERLGGNALVATSLAVLHAAAAARGLPLWRHLAGDRPVRLPLPQIQVFGGGAHAGRRVDVQDFMVVAVGAQSFSQALEMTAEVYRCAGEWMRERGRLAGVADEGGWWPDFARNEEALDALVAAIERAGYVPGQDVAIALDIAASEFGRDGRYRLALEGEELDSDALSERLLRWIERYPIVSIEDPLAEDDERGLAAFTRACQGRVQVVGDDYLVTNADRVSQAAAAGACNCVLVKPNQAGTVTEALQALQAAREAGFATIVSARSGETEDVAIVHLATGWDAGQLKVGSFARSERMAKWNEGVRIETRPGAPAGFAGGSALARR; from the coding sequence ATGACCATCTCGCAAGTCCTCGCCCGCCGCATCTGGGATTCGCGCGGACGCCCGACCGTCGAAGTGGAGGTGCGGACCGCCAGCGGCGCGGTCGGCCTCGGCATGGCGCCTGCAGGTGCGTCCAGGGGCACGCGCGAGGCGATCGAGCGCCGCGACGGCGGACCGCGTTTCGGGGGCCTGGACGTGCAGCGCGCGATCGAGGGCATCGACCGCGAGATTGCGCCGCTCCTCGTCGGCCGCGACGAGGCGGACCAGGGCGGCATCGATGCCGCGCTCATCGCACTGGACGGCACGGCCACGAAGGAGCGGCTGGGCGGCAACGCGCTCGTCGCGACGTCGCTCGCGGTCCTGCACGCAGCGGCCGCCGCCCGCGGCCTTCCGCTCTGGCGGCATCTCGCCGGCGACCGGCCCGTGCGGCTTCCCCTGCCCCAGATCCAGGTCTTCGGCGGCGGCGCGCATGCCGGGCGGCGCGTCGACGTGCAGGATTTCATGGTCGTTGCCGTCGGCGCGCAGTCGTTCTCCCAGGCGCTGGAAATGACCGCGGAGGTGTACCGCTGCGCAGGCGAGTGGATGCGCGAGCGCGGACGCCTCGCCGGCGTGGCGGACGAAGGCGGCTGGTGGCCCGACTTCGCGCGCAACGAGGAAGCGCTCGATGCGCTGGTCGCGGCCATCGAACGCGCAGGCTACGTGCCAGGACAGGACGTCGCGATCGCGCTCGACATCGCGGCGTCCGAGTTCGGCCGCGATGGCCGCTACCGGCTGGCGCTCGAGGGCGAGGAGCTCGATTCCGACGCCCTGTCGGAACGCCTGCTGCGATGGATCGAGCGCTACCCGATCGTGTCGATCGAGGACCCGCTCGCCGAGGACGACGAGCGCGGACTGGCCGCCTTCACGCGGGCCTGCCAGGGACGCGTGCAGGTCGTGGGCGACGACTACCTCGTGACGAATGCGGACCGCGTGAGTCAGGCGGCGGCGGCCGGCGCTTGCAACTGCGTGCTGGTCAAGCCGAACCAGGCCGGCACGGTGACCGAGGCGCTGCAAGCCCTGCAAGCGGCGCGGGAGGCCGGCTTCGCGACCATCGTCTCGGCGCGTTCCGGCGAGACCGAAGACGTCGCCATCGTGCATCTCGCCACGGGCTGGGATGCGGGCCAGCTGAAGGTGGGATCCTTCGCGCGCTCCGAACGCATGGCGAAGTGGAACGAAGGCGTGCGCATCGAGACGCGGCCCGGGGCACCGGCGGGCTTTGCCGGCGGCAGTGCACTCGCCCGCCGCTGA